GCCATCCAGGCAATCGCCAGCGCCGGCGGCAGGCCGACCGTCAGCTTGCGCTGGTGGCTTTCGAGCCTTCGGTCGGTGCCGTCCTCGACGGCTGCGGCAAGATTGCCGATCGCGTGGGAGACCGTCTGCGCGAACTCGCGGCCGGCGGCCGTGAGCTTGATGTTGCGCCCGGATTTCTCAAGCAGCGTCAGCCCGGTCGTTTCCGAGAGCCGGCGCAATTGCAGCGACACGGCGCCGGGGCTGAGGCCCAGTTCGTCCGCCGCCTGGCGCACGGAACCGATGCGCGCGACCGCCTCGAACGCCCGGATATAGGGCAGGAAATGCAACGCCTTCACTTGGGCCCTCCTGCTTTGATCGCGCCTTTATGGCGTTAAATCGTTTAGCCAAACTGCACAATATCAAGCATAAAAAATCGCTATTCCCAATCGATTTTTGCTCCTATGACTCTGTGCGGAGAGAGGGAGAACCATGATGATCGAGGCACAACCGTTTGATTTTCCTTATGATGGAAAGCTGGTTCCGGCGCAGACGGCGCTGATGGTGATCGATCTGCAGATCGACTTCTGCTCGCCCAACGGCTACTTCGCCTCGATGGGCTACGATCCGGCGCCGCTCGCGGCCATCGTGCCTGCGGTCAACCGGGTGATTGCGGCGGCACGTCAAGCCGGCTGCCTGATCATCCACACGCGCCAGGGCTACCGCGCCGATCTCGCCGACATGACCCCTTACGAGAAATGGCGCCGCAAGCGTTCGGGCCTTGAAAACACGCAGGTGCTATTGCGCTCGAGCCCCGGGTTCCAGCTCTTGCCCGAACTCGATGTCGCCGAGACCGACGTCATCGTCGACAAGACCTGCAACAGCTCCTTCACCTACACGGATCTCGAGCACGTGCTGAGATCTCAGGGCATCACCCACATGCTCTTTACCGGCTGCACCACGGATGTCTGCGTGCATACGACGCTGCGCGAAGCCTGCGACCGCAATTTCCAGTGCCTGACGATTTCGGACTGCTGCGCCAGCGGCGAGCAGTGGGCACATGAGGCGGCCATCAACATGATCTCGATCGAGAACGGCATTTTCGGCACGGTCTCGACCAGCGATGCGGTCATTGCGGGTCTTGCGAGAGCCGCGCGCTAAGCGCGCCACCAACTTCACATCGTCAAAACGTTTTTGCCAACCGTTTCAACGGAATGATGCCCCATGCAAAGATATATCTCGCTGATGCGACTGACCTCCAAGGGACTGGCCGAGCTCTCCGACAGCGGTGCCCGGCGCAAGGTGAGCGAGGATCGGGTCGCCGCACTCGGCGGCCGCTCGGTTGCCTTCTATGCCACGCTCGGAGCCTACGACTTCGTCCAGGTTTTCGAGATGCCGGACAATGCGTCGATGATGCAATACGTGCTGACGGCGCGGCGCGACGGCTTTGTGGATCCGCTTATCCTTCCGGCCTTCGACAGCCAGACCTATGGCGACATCGTCGGCCGCGTTTCACCAGCACAATGAGGGGAATGAAGATGATCAGACTGGCATCCTGCGCAACCCTTCTTGCAACCGTCGCGCTTTCTGCCGGCGTCGCACAGGCCGAGCCGCCGGCTTTTGCCGCCGATGGCGAGGTCGGCGTCTGCACCACCGCGGCCTTTCCGCCGCTTTCCTTCAAGGAGCATCCGGCAGATGCCACGCCGACCGGCATCGACATCGAGATCGCCGAAGCGCTGGCAGCGCAATGGAACGCGAAGGTGAACTACACCGTCACCGAATTTGCCGGTCTCTTGCCGACGCTCGGGGCCGGGCGCTGCGACGTCATCGTCAGCGGCATCTACATCAACGCCAAGCGGCGCGAGACCTACGACGGCGTGCCCTACATGAAGTCGGCGACGGCGATGGTCACCAAGGCGGGCAGCGATACGATCAAGGTGCCGGAGGACCTGAGCGGCAAGGTGATCGCGCTCGAAGCCGGTGCCTACTACAAGGAAGAGCGGATCGGGCCATTAAACGAGGCGCTCGCCGCCAAGGGCTTGCCGCCGGTCGAGGTGCAGGAATACCCGACCCAGCAGGCGGCCTACCAGCAGGTGCTCGTCGGCCGCGTTGATGCGACGGTGACCGAGGAGGCGGAGGGCGCCTACCGCGCCTCGCGCTCCGACGGTGCGCTCACGCTCCCCTATATCTGGGCCTCGGATTTCAAGTACGGCATCTACAGCCGCCGTGACGGTGGCGATGCAGCCGCGGTGAAGGCAGGGCTGAAGACCTTGAAGGAAAAGGGCTTCTTCGGCGATCTCGCAAAGAAATACGGGCTCGATCCGGCGCTCTTCGACGTCGACTACGACTCCTGATCTGAAGGAGGCGGGGCATGAACTTCGATACAAAACTGTTTTTCGATGCCCTGACCATGCCCGTCATGTTGCAGGGAGCGGGCATCGCCATCCTGCTGTCGATCCTGGTGCAGGCGGCGTCGTTTCTGCTCTGCCTGCCGCTTGCCGTTGCACTCAACTCGATGGCGACGGTCAGGCGCACGGCAGCGCAGCTCTATGTCTGGCTGTTTCGCTCGTCACCGCTGATCCTCGTCCTCCTGATTGTCTGGAACGGCGCGCCGCAGCTCTTTCCGGGCCTGACGCGCGCGCCCTGGTACACGCCCTTCGTCGCCGCCTTCATCGCGTTTACGCTGGTCACGGCCGCCTACATGGCCGAAGCGATGCGCGGCGCGCTTGCGGCCATCGGCCAGGGGCAGACGGACGCCGCCCGCGCGCTTGGACTCAACCGCTGGCAGACCTTCTTCCTGGTGGTCTTGCCGCAGGCGCTCCGGATCGTGATGCCGGTGCTGGTCAACGAGTTCATCAACCTGATCAAGCTGACCTCGCTTGCCTATGTGATTTCGATGCGCGAGATCATGGCGGTGGTCAACGACGCGATCGCGTCGAGCTTCCGCTTCGTCGAGTGGTATTCGGCAGCGCTGGTCTACTACCTCGCGATCGTTTCGATCCTGATGTTTCTGCAGCGGCTCATTCAAAACCGCATGGCCTAACCCGTTTCCGAAGTCGGCACTGGCAGCGTTGCGAGCAGATCGGCCATGGCGGCAATGATCTTGCGGTGCTGGTGGGCGTGGCGGGTGCGCAGGCTGGTGGCGGCATAGACGGTCTGCGCAATGACGGGCGCATCCTGAACGCGCGCGGCAAATCCATCGCCCGCCAGTTGCTCGGCCGTCGCTGCCGTCACATAGGCCGCACCGCCGAGTGTGGACAACAGCCGGGTGATCGCCATGTTCTGCCCGGCGGCAAGCAGCG
The nucleotide sequence above comes from Ensifer sp. PDNC004. Encoded proteins:
- a CDS encoding amino acid ABC transporter permease yields the protein MNFDTKLFFDALTMPVMLQGAGIAILLSILVQAASFLLCLPLAVALNSMATVRRTAAQLYVWLFRSSPLILVLLIVWNGAPQLFPGLTRAPWYTPFVAAFIAFTLVTAAYMAEAMRGALAAIGQGQTDAARALGLNRWQTFFLVVLPQALRIVMPVLVNEFINLIKLTSLAYVISMREIMAVVNDAIASSFRFVEWYSAALVYYLAIVSILMFLQRLIQNRMA
- a CDS encoding transporter substrate-binding domain-containing protein gives rise to the protein MIRLASCATLLATVALSAGVAQAEPPAFAADGEVGVCTTAAFPPLSFKEHPADATPTGIDIEIAEALAAQWNAKVNYTVTEFAGLLPTLGAGRCDVIVSGIYINAKRRETYDGVPYMKSATAMVTKAGSDTIKVPEDLSGKVIALEAGAYYKEERIGPLNEALAAKGLPPVEVQEYPTQQAAYQQVLVGRVDATVTEEAEGAYRASRSDGALTLPYIWASDFKYGIYSRRDGGDAAAVKAGLKTLKEKGFFGDLAKKYGLDPALFDVDYDS
- a CDS encoding GYD domain-containing protein, with protein sequence MQRYISLMRLTSKGLAELSDSGARRKVSEDRVAALGGRSVAFYATLGAYDFVQVFEMPDNASMMQYVLTARRDGFVDPLILPAFDSQTYGDIVGRVSPAQ
- a CDS encoding cysteine hydrolase family protein codes for the protein MIEAQPFDFPYDGKLVPAQTALMVIDLQIDFCSPNGYFASMGYDPAPLAAIVPAVNRVIAAARQAGCLIIHTRQGYRADLADMTPYEKWRRKRSGLENTQVLLRSSPGFQLLPELDVAETDVIVDKTCNSSFTYTDLEHVLRSQGITHMLFTGCTTDVCVHTTLREACDRNFQCLTISDCCASGEQWAHEAAINMISIENGIFGTVSTSDAVIAGLARAAR